The following proteins come from a genomic window of Dreissena polymorpha isolate Duluth1 chromosome 1, UMN_Dpol_1.0, whole genome shotgun sequence:
- the LOC127866277 gene encoding uncharacterized protein LOC127866277 gives MKRDLVVDDCRHIVFAKETQLKLLAESKTWYMDGTFKSMRKPFEMLFTIHVFVRRSTNTKQAIRSLLEVNAVQQIVIDFEAAIWKACREVFPGVRMKGCAFHWGQAVFRHVQSLGLTTEYMSETGTYAFIRQMLCLPLLPAEHIRPTFDMMSGLNTAPHITPLLEYMSNTWINSTVSPVESWSVYGQTVRTNNDVEGWHRRLNRRTGCAPPLYTLIRTIHKEVMEVENMIALVNEQQLQRIQRKASQSIQAKLFAAREEYRAGTLSTSDLLKRCSTFYRPVLPKRPEEVEMNEL, from the exons ATGAAGAGAGACCTCGTCGTCGATGATTGTAGACACATCGTATTTGCTAAAGAAACACAACTGAAGCTGTTAGCAGAATCGAAGACGTGGTACATGGACGGTACATTTAAG TCCATGAGAAAGCCTTTTGAGATGTTGTTCACGATCCATGTATTCGTTCGGAGAAGCACAAATACCAAACAG GCGATCCGGTCCCTCCTTGAAGTAAATGCTGTGCAACAGATAGTGATTGATTTTGAAGCTGCCATATGGAAGGCGTGTCGCGAGGTGTTCCCAGGTGTTCGGATGAAAGGCTGTGCGTTTCACTGGGGCCAGGCCGTGTTCAGACATGTTCAG AGCCTAGGGCTGACTACCGAGTACATGAGCGAGACCGGCACTTATGCCTTCATTCGACAGATGCTCTGCCTGCCGCTTCTACCAGCGGAACACATTCGTCCGACATTCGACATGATGAGCGGACTGAACACGGCGCCGCACATCACCCCATTGTTAGAGTACATGTCCAACACATGGATAAACTCAACGGTGTCGCCAGTCGAGTCCTGGTCCGTATATGGACAGACAGTGCGAACCAACAATGACGTGGAag GTTGGCACAGACGCCTGAATCGTCGGACTGGCTGCGCTCCACCACTCTATACCCTCATCCGAACCATCCACAAAGAGGTGATGGAAGTAGAGAACATGATTGCGCTTGTCAATGAGCAGCAGCTGCAGAGGATCCAGCGGAAAGCCAGTCAGTCGATTCAGGCCAAGTTGTTTGCTGCTCGGGAAGA ATACAGGGCCGGGACGCTGTCCACGAGTGACCTCTTGAAGAGGTGCAGTACGTTCTACAGACCAGTGTTACCCAAGAGACCAGAGGAAGTTGAAATGAATGAGTTATGA